A single Thermoanaerobacterium sp. RBIITD DNA region contains:
- a CDS encoding solute carrier family 23 protein produces the protein MKDKVYGIQDVPPINQSIPLSFQHVFAMFGATILVPLLTGLDPAVTLFTSGLGTLIFHLITKGKIPAYLGSSFAFIAPIIAATKAFGVRGAFTGMIAAGLVYVAVFAIISVTGINWIEKILPSVVVGPVVMIIGLSLAPTAIGEAQKDLPTALVTAALVIIFSMFGKGFIKVIPILLGTIGGYLFAIARGLVDFGPVAKASWIALPKFSFMIGHSPVLAWGAVTLIAPLAFVAIIEDLGHVLVIGNIVDKDLVKDPGFHRVMLGNGLATSIAALFGGPPSTTYGENIGVLAVTKVYSSRVIEGAAVIAILLSFVQKIGALIQVIPQPVMGGVTIILFGMIAAAGIRTLVENKVDFSDSRNLIIASVILTLGVGGIKIGSGNFIFEGVGPATLAGILLNLVLPNLKLTKSTPKDEKVKNANVGNSNIVSEV, from the coding sequence ATGAAAGACAAAGTTTATGGTATTCAGGATGTTCCACCAATTAATCAATCAATTCCACTGTCATTTCAGCACGTTTTTGCGATGTTTGGTGCAACAATATTAGTGCCGCTTCTGACAGGACTCGATCCTGCAGTTACATTATTTACATCAGGACTTGGTACATTGATATTTCATCTTATAACAAAAGGAAAGATACCAGCTTATCTTGGCTCATCTTTTGCCTTTATAGCACCAATAATTGCAGCTACAAAGGCATTCGGTGTAAGAGGTGCTTTTACAGGTATGATTGCCGCTGGCCTTGTTTATGTAGCAGTTTTTGCAATAATAAGCGTTACAGGAATTAACTGGATCGAAAAGATATTACCGTCTGTTGTAGTAGGTCCAGTCGTTATGATAATAGGTTTAAGCTTAGCACCAACAGCTATAGGTGAAGCACAAAAAGATTTACCGACAGCACTTGTTACAGCGGCATTAGTCATAATTTTTAGCATGTTCGGCAAAGGCTTTATTAAAGTAATACCAATCCTCCTCGGCACTATAGGAGGATATCTATTTGCAATAGCAAGAGGTCTTGTAGATTTTGGGCCTGTTGCTAAGGCATCTTGGATAGCACTGCCCAAGTTTTCATTTATGATAGGTCATTCACCTGTCCTTGCATGGGGTGCAGTGACGTTAATAGCACCACTCGCATTCGTTGCAATAATTGAGGATTTAGGCCATGTGCTTGTAATAGGGAATATCGTGGATAAAGATTTAGTAAAAGACCCCGGTTTCCATAGAGTCATGCTTGGAAATGGTCTTGCAACGTCAATCGCGGCGTTATTCGGTGGACCACCAAGCACAACATATGGCGAAAATATTGGTGTTCTTGCTGTGACAAAAGTCTACAGCTCAAGAGTCATAGAAGGAGCTGCAGTCATAGCAATACTTTTAAGCTTTGTACAAAAAATCGGTGCTTTAATACAAGTTATCCCTCAACCTGTTATGGGCGGTGTAACAATAATACTCTTCGGTATGATAGCTGCAGCTGGTATAAGGACATTGGTAGAAAATAAAGTAGATTTTTCAGACAGCAGAAACTTAATAATAGCATCAGTAATTCTGACACTTGGTGTTGGTGGAATTAAGATAGGTTCCGGTAACTTCATATTCGAAGGTGTTGGACCAGCAACATTGGCAGGGATACTTCTAAACCTTGTATTACCTAATTTGAAGTTAACAAAATCGACACCTAAAGATGAGAAGGTAAAAAATGCAAATGTAGGCAATAGTAATATTGTAAGTGAAGTTTAA
- a CDS encoding TetR/AcrR family transcriptional regulator has translation MDNDQKSTEEKIFESAVDLFCEKGFDRTTTSEIAKKAGVAEGTIFRYFKTKKDILSSIASKAMDILTNILVIKPINKIIKSNKKEEEIMYEILRDRYDIITRNFSIIKILGTEAMTKKQLRDNIVKAIPLKAIKMGEKFYKAGFERGVFRELPPRAVVRSFVGSLFMLIAEQQFLPDDYKSKDVDKELRTIVDIYMNGIKKKGE, from the coding sequence ATGGATAATGATCAAAAAAGTACAGAAGAAAAAATTTTTGAATCAGCAGTAGATCTTTTCTGCGAGAAGGGCTTTGACAGAACTACAACTAGTGAAATAGCAAAAAAAGCTGGTGTCGCAGAAGGTACAATTTTCAGGTATTTCAAGACTAAAAAAGATATTCTATCGTCAATCGCTTCAAAGGCAATGGATATTTTAACGAATATCTTGGTTATAAAACCTATTAATAAGATTATTAAAAGCAATAAAAAAGAAGAAGAGATAATGTACGAAATTTTAAGAGATAGATATGATATCATAACAAGAAACTTCTCAATAATAAAAATCTTAGGAACTGAAGCGATGACAAAAAAACAGTTAAGGGATAATATTGTCAAGGCAATTCCTTTAAAGGCAATCAAAATGGGTGAGAAATTCTACAAAGCCGGTTTTGAAAGAGGAGTTTTTCGTGAATTACCCCCACGTGCAGTCGTGCGCTCATTTGTTGGCTCACTTTTTATGCTGATTGCCGAGCAGCAGTTTCTCCCTGATGACTATAAATCAAAAGATGTCGATAAAGAGCTTAGAACAATTGTTGATATATATATGAACGGTATAAAAAAGAAAGGAGAATAA
- a CDS encoding DUF3787 domain-containing protein, producing MIRKSKKYSKEPIEKHETASWANIKETTEKANVPIPSEMEVINAKKWVDENEK from the coding sequence ATGATAAGAAAAAGCAAAAAATACTCTAAAGAACCAATAGAAAAACATGAAACAGCTTCATGGGCTAATATAAAAGAGACAACAGAAAAAGCAAATGTACCTATACCAAGTGAAATGGAAGTTATAAATGCAAAAAAATGGGTCGACGAAAACGAAAAATAA
- a CDS encoding ABC transporter permease, whose amino-acid sequence MNILRLLAIIKKEFIQIKRDKPSLIISVVMPLAMLFLFGYAVSTEVDHIPMAVLDQSKTQESRAFIDAYKNSLYFDPDFYVNNINDLNALLDKGTVRAGLIIPPGFSMYNNKSAQVLLKIDGSDPTTARTALSSGIMVSQYFSSKNLQNELSKKGLKLPDSGIDIRTKVEYNPDLNTLIFTIPGLLGLVMQNITIILTAFSLVREKEKGTMEQLIVTPIKSAELMIGKLIPYVLIGYADFLMVLALSMYWFHVPVNGNIFLLLLLGFDFIICALAIGMLISTVAKTQTQAMQGVFMILLPTIILSGFIFPREQMPLIIRAISNIIPLTYFLNILRGIIIKGVGADIILNQIIILTAMGLMLLTLAVLRFRKRLD is encoded by the coding sequence ATGAACATATTAAGACTTTTAGCTATTATAAAAAAGGAATTTATACAAATAAAAAGGGATAAGCCGAGTTTAATCATATCTGTAGTAATGCCTTTAGCAATGCTTTTTCTCTTTGGCTATGCCGTTTCAACAGAAGTCGATCATATACCAATGGCAGTTTTAGACCAAAGCAAAACACAGGAAAGCAGAGCTTTTATTGATGCATATAAAAATTCATTGTATTTCGATCCAGACTTTTATGTAAATAATATTAATGACCTTAATGCACTCCTTGATAAAGGTACAGTTAGAGCAGGTTTAATTATCCCGCCTGGTTTTTCTATGTATAATAATAAATCAGCGCAGGTATTATTGAAAATTGACGGTTCAGACCCTACAACAGCAAGAACAGCTTTATCAAGTGGGATAATGGTTTCACAATATTTTTCAAGTAAAAATTTGCAAAACGAACTATCTAAAAAAGGTTTAAAATTGCCAGATTCAGGGATAGATATTAGGACAAAGGTCGAATACAATCCAGATTTAAATACATTAATTTTTACTATACCGGGACTTCTAGGATTAGTAATGCAGAATATCACGATAATATTAACAGCTTTTTCATTGGTTAGAGAAAAGGAAAAAGGTACGATGGAACAGCTTATTGTCACACCCATAAAATCAGCAGAATTAATGATAGGAAAGCTTATACCATATGTATTAATCGGATATGCAGATTTTCTTATGGTCCTGGCATTAAGCATGTACTGGTTTCATGTCCCTGTAAACGGCAATATATTTTTGCTTTTACTGCTGGGCTTTGACTTCATAATATGTGCACTTGCAATCGGTATGCTTATATCAACAGTTGCCAAGACGCAAACACAGGCAATGCAGGGTGTTTTTATGATATTATTGCCTACTATAATATTATCAGGCTTCATATTTCCACGTGAACAGATGCCCTTAATTATAAGGGCAATAAGCAATATCATTCCATTAACATATTTTCTAAATATATTGAGGGGAATTATAATAAAAGGCGTAGGTGCAGATATAATTTTAAATCAAATCATTATATTGACAGCAATGGGTCTTATGCTATTAACATTAGCAGTATTAAGATTTAGAAAGAGACTTGATTAA
- a CDS encoding phage holin — translation MRDLIMTILTAGVQLVIMVALGYFINFLYAKIGTEKTKKYFDIAKMLVRGVEQEFGSGNGADKKVEVFNLLKKITGNMLSDEEIDKLIEAAVFEMNYILNLKGIQSMSKKV, via the coding sequence ATGAGAGACCTTATAATGACGATATTGACTGCCGGCGTACAACTTGTAATAATGGTTGCACTTGGATACTTTATAAATTTTTTATATGCAAAAATAGGAACTGAAAAGACAAAGAAGTATTTTGATATTGCAAAGATGCTTGTAAGAGGTGTAGAGCAGGAATTTGGATCTGGAAATGGAGCGGATAAAAAAGTAGAAGTTTTTAATTTATTAAAGAAAATAACAGGTAATATGCTTTCTGACGAAGAAATAGATAAGTTAATTGAAGCGGCCGTTTTTGAAATGAACTATATTTTAAACTTAAAAGGAATACAAAGCATGAGCAAAAAAGTATAA
- the nifJ gene encoding pyruvate:ferredoxin (flavodoxin) oxidoreductase — MPNNMKSMDGNGAAAYASYAFTEVAAIYPITPSSPMAESVDEWSAHGKKNIFGQPVRVVEMQSEAGAAGAVHGSLQGGALTTTYTASQGLLLMIPNMYKIAGELLPGVFHVSARAVSAHALSIFGDHQDVMATRQTGFALLVSNGVQEAMDLGCIAHLSAIKSRVPFLHFFDGFRTSHEIKKIEVIDYEDLKKLVDYEALKEFRNRALNSEHPVIRGTAQNPDIYFQGREASNKFYEKIPDIVEEYMEKIKELTGREYHPFDYYGAKDAEYVIVAMGSVCETIEETIDYLSGLGEKVGLLKVHLYRPFSEKYFFSVLPNTVKRIAVLDRTKEPGSIGEPLYLDVSKVFFDKPNKPLIVGGRYGLGSKDTTPSQIIAVYENLKKYKPLDRFTIGIKDDVTKTSLEIGELIETTPVGTISCKFWGLGSDGTVGANKSAIKIIGDNTDLFVQGYFQYDSKKSGGTTISHLRFGHKPIKSSYLVSNADYIACHNKSFIYNYDLLKGLKKGGTFVLNCPWTESELDEKLPASMKKYIAKNNINFYIIDAVSIAREVGLGGRINMIMQTAFFRLINIIPFEDAIRYLKESIQKTYGRKGPNIVDMNIKAVDRSLESLKKVNVPTSWATSVDEDFAKDEPAFVTKIQRPMAKNEGDDLPVSTFNGMEDGTFPTGTTAYEKRGIAVMIPQWQIEKCIQCNQCSFVCPHAVIRPFLLNNDEVKNAPKTFETKKAVGKGLEAFQYRIQVSPLDCTGCGNCADVCPAPGKALVMMPAEGEIESQADNWEYAIKLKPKDNIMEKTMLKGSQFVKPLFEFNGACPGCGETPYIKLLTQLFGDRMIIANATGCSSIYGASAPSIPYTTNNLGKGPAWANSLFEDNAEYGYGIYLANKQIRERLADLISQALNTQISDELKAAFYEWLENMDNGEDSELPSAKIINIICHEDFKRNKIIQDIYDMKDYLVKKSQWIIGGDGWAYDIGFGGLDHVLASGEDINVLVLDTEVYSNTGGQSSKSTPTAAIAKFAAAGKKTRKKDLGMMAISYGYVYVAQIALGANMNHTIRAIAEAEKYKGPSLIIAYAPCINHGIKSGMGTSIAEERKAVEAGYWHLYRYNPELREQGKNPFTLDSKEPTASYQDFIKGEIRYSSLATLFPDKAQQMFDEAEKNAKERYERYKTLAQ; from the coding sequence ATGCCGAATAATATGAAATCAATGGATGGAAATGGTGCTGCTGCATATGCATCATATGCATTTACAGAAGTTGCAGCAATATATCCGATTACGCCGTCATCACCGATGGCTGAAAGTGTCGATGAATGGTCGGCACATGGCAAAAAGAACATCTTTGGACAACCAGTTAGGGTTGTTGAAATGCAGTCAGAAGCTGGAGCTGCTGGTGCTGTACATGGCTCACTTCAGGGTGGTGCATTAACGACTACATATACAGCATCACAGGGATTATTACTTATGATACCGAATATGTACAAAATAGCCGGTGAGCTTTTGCCTGGCGTATTTCATGTAAGCGCTCGTGCAGTTTCAGCACATGCGTTATCTATCTTTGGTGATCATCAAGATGTTATGGCGACAAGACAGACTGGATTTGCACTTCTGGTATCAAATGGTGTACAGGAAGCTATGGACTTAGGATGTATTGCACACCTTAGTGCAATTAAATCAAGAGTTCCCTTTTTGCACTTTTTTGACGGATTTAGGACATCTCATGAAATTAAAAAAATTGAAGTTATAGATTATGAAGATCTAAAAAAACTTGTAGACTATGAAGCATTGAAAGAATTCAGAAATAGAGCGTTAAATTCTGAACATCCCGTTATAAGAGGAACAGCTCAAAACCCGGATATATACTTTCAAGGCAGAGAAGCATCAAATAAGTTTTATGAAAAGATACCAGATATAGTCGAAGAATATATGGAAAAAATTAAAGAATTAACGGGGAGAGAATATCACCCGTTTGATTATTATGGGGCAAAAGATGCAGAATATGTAATTGTAGCAATGGGATCTGTATGTGAGACGATTGAGGAGACTATTGATTATCTATCAGGACTAGGAGAAAAGGTAGGATTGCTTAAAGTTCACTTATACAGGCCGTTTTCTGAAAAATATTTTTTCAGTGTTCTTCCAAACACAGTTAAAAGAATTGCAGTACTAGATAGAACAAAGGAACCAGGATCTATTGGTGAGCCACTATATTTAGATGTATCAAAGGTATTCTTTGATAAGCCAAATAAGCCTTTGATTGTAGGTGGAAGGTATGGGCTTGGCTCAAAGGATACAACGCCATCACAAATTATAGCCGTATATGAGAATCTTAAAAAATATAAACCGCTTGATAGATTTACAATTGGCATAAAAGATGATGTCACAAAAACATCTCTTGAGATAGGAGAGCTAATTGAGACAACACCGGTGGGTACAATAAGCTGCAAATTCTGGGGTCTTGGTTCAGACGGTACAGTTGGAGCGAACAAATCTGCAATAAAGATTATCGGCGATAATACAGACCTTTTTGTACAGGGATATTTTCAATATGACAGTAAAAAATCAGGTGGTACAACGATATCCCATTTAAGGTTTGGACATAAACCGATTAAATCCAGCTATCTGGTAAGCAATGCGGATTATATTGCATGCCACAACAAATCCTTTATATATAATTATGACTTATTAAAAGGGTTAAAAAAAGGCGGTACTTTTGTATTAAACTGTCCTTGGACAGAGTCAGAGCTTGATGAGAAGTTACCAGCATCAATGAAGAAGTATATTGCAAAAAACAATATTAATTTTTATATAATTGATGCAGTATCAATTGCAAGGGAAGTAGGACTTGGCGGTAGAATAAATATGATTATGCAGACAGCATTTTTTAGACTTATAAATATTATACCATTTGAAGATGCTATAAGATATTTAAAAGAATCTATTCAAAAGACGTATGGGAGAAAAGGCCCAAACATAGTTGATATGAATATAAAGGCTGTCGATAGAAGCCTTGAGTCGCTTAAAAAAGTTAATGTTCCGACATCATGGGCAACTTCAGTTGATGAGGATTTTGCCAAAGATGAGCCAGCATTTGTCACGAAAATACAAAGGCCTATGGCGAAAAACGAAGGCGATGATTTACCGGTAAGCACATTTAATGGCATGGAGGATGGCACATTCCCAACAGGTACGACAGCGTATGAAAAACGTGGAATTGCTGTCATGATACCACAGTGGCAGATTGAAAAATGTATACAGTGCAATCAGTGCTCATTTGTATGCCCGCATGCCGTTATACGTCCATTTTTGTTAAATAACGATGAGGTTAAAAATGCTCCCAAAACGTTTGAGACTAAAAAGGCGGTAGGCAAAGGGCTTGAAGCATTTCAGTACCGCATACAGGTAAGTCCATTGGACTGTACGGGCTGTGGAAACTGTGCAGATGTATGCCCCGCACCTGGAAAAGCACTTGTAATGATGCCGGCAGAAGGAGAAATAGAGAGTCAGGCTGATAATTGGGAATATGCAATTAAACTAAAACCAAAAGACAATATCATGGAAAAGACAATGCTTAAGGGAAGCCAATTTGTTAAACCACTATTTGAATTTAATGGTGCATGTCCGGGCTGTGGTGAAACACCGTATATCAAACTTTTGACACAGCTATTTGGCGATAGAATGATAATAGCAAATGCGACGGGATGTTCTTCCATATACGGTGCTAGTGCACCATCTATACCGTATACAACAAATAACCTAGGTAAAGGACCTGCATGGGCAAACTCACTTTTTGAGGACAATGCTGAATATGGGTATGGGATATACCTTGCGAATAAACAGATAAGGGAAAGGCTTGCAGATTTAATAAGTCAAGCTTTAAATACACAGATATCTGATGAACTTAAAGCAGCATTTTACGAGTGGCTAGAAAACATGGATAATGGTGAAGACTCTGAGCTTCCATCTGCAAAGATAATAAATATTATTTGTCATGAGGATTTTAAACGAAATAAGATTATACAAGATATTTATGATATGAAAGATTACCTTGTAAAGAAATCACAGTGGATAATAGGTGGTGATGGTTGGGCATATGATATAGGATTTGGAGGGCTTGACCATGTATTAGCTTCTGGTGAAGATATCAATGTGCTTGTACTTGATACAGAAGTATATTCAAATACAGGTGGACAATCATCAAAATCTACTCCAACAGCAGCAATAGCAAAATTTGCTGCGGCAGGTAAGAAGACAAGGAAGAAAGACCTTGGCATGATGGCTATAAGTTATGGCTATGTATATGTTGCACAAATAGCACTAGGTGCAAATATGAACCACACGATTAGGGCAATTGCCGAAGCAGAGAAATACAAAGGTCCATCACTTATCATTGCATATGCACCGTGCATTAACCATGGTATAAAATCCGGCATGGGAACTAGCATTGCTGAAGAAAGAAAGGCTGTTGAAGCGGGATATTGGCATCTATATAGGTACAATCCTGAACTTAGAGAACAAGGTAAAAATCCATTTACACTTGATTCGAAAGAACCGACAGCATCATATCAAGACTTCATCAAAGGCGAAATTAGATATTCATCACTTGCAACATTGTTTCCTGATAAAGCACAGCAAATGTTTGATGAAGCAGAGAAAAATGCAAAAGAGCGCTACGAAAGGTACAAAACCCTTGCACAATGA
- a CDS encoding efflux RND transporter periplasmic adaptor subunit codes for MKRILISVLIIFSLAFIFAGCSTKASDINTYTGTIESSTVNIQPEIAGRIINLYVNNGDTVKKGDKIALLDVSQYKEQARTAKDALDIANIKYNTIKKSNTMEADIAKLNVDQAQSAYNLANLMIEKGTITSPIDGIVTDINLNKGEMVVPGSNIAQVSDLNNLYIKIYVPEKYLSKVSLNKDVTIKVDSINNSIKGKVIFIASEGEFTPKNTVTKASKEDIVFEVKIQIKDHINNLKPGMLADVTL; via the coding sequence ATGAAACGTATTTTAATATCTGTGTTAATAATTTTTTCACTGGCATTTATTTTTGCAGGATGTTCTACAAAAGCTTCTGATATCAATACTTATACAGGAACAATAGAGTCTTCGACTGTCAATATTCAGCCTGAAATTGCTGGCAGAATAATAAATCTCTATGTAAATAATGGTGACACAGTTAAAAAAGGTGATAAAATTGCTTTGCTCGATGTGAGCCAGTATAAAGAGCAAGCTAGAACAGCAAAAGATGCCCTCGATATAGCGAATATAAAATATAATACTATTAAAAAAAGCAATACAATGGAAGCAGATATAGCAAAGTTAAATGTTGACCAAGCTCAATCAGCTTATAATCTAGCTAATTTAATGATAGAAAAAGGCACAATAACATCTCCTATTGATGGTATTGTTACAGATATAAATTTAAACAAAGGAGAAATGGTTGTACCTGGGAGTAATATTGCGCAAGTATCTGATTTAAATAATTTATATATAAAAATATATGTACCGGAAAAATATTTAAGTAAAGTATCATTAAATAAAGATGTCACAATTAAAGTTGATTCTATTAATAATTCAATTAAGGGTAAAGTAATATTTATAGCATCGGAAGGAGAATTTACACCTAAAAATACAGTAACAAAAGCTTCAAAAGAAGACATTGTATTTGAGGTTAAAATCCAGATTAAAGACCATATAAACAATTTGAAACCCGGAATGTTAGCAGATGTGACATTATAG
- a CDS encoding ABC transporter ATP-binding protein: MKYVIELDNLTKRFENITAVEKLSLKVPSGTILGLLGPNGSGKSTTIRMICGILKPTSGKGMVLGYDIERESEKIKSSIGYMSQKFSLYEDLTVKENLDFYSSIYGLKKDERLDREKYIIDLMELNKREKQLVSTLSGGWKQRLALGCALLHNPKLVILDEPTSGVDPVSRRLFWDIIKKLSSEGLSVLVTTHYIEEAGQSDYIAFMFNGHLMTYGTPHDIVMENNLNNLEDVFIKYVNEHGGIDKL, from the coding sequence ATGAAATATGTTATAGAATTAGACAATCTTACAAAACGTTTTGAAAATATCACCGCTGTCGAAAAACTGTCATTAAAGGTCCCTTCTGGTACAATTTTAGGGCTATTAGGGCCAAACGGCTCAGGCAAGTCAACAACGATAAGAATGATATGTGGAATATTAAAACCTACCTCTGGAAAAGGAATGGTGCTTGGTTACGACATAGAAAGGGAAAGTGAAAAGATTAAAAGCTCTATTGGATATATGTCGCAAAAATTCAGTCTTTATGAAGATTTGACAGTTAAAGAAAATTTGGATTTTTATTCAAGCATATATGGTCTAAAAAAAGATGAAAGGCTCGACAGAGAAAAATATATTATAGATTTGATGGAATTAAATAAAAGGGAAAAACAATTAGTTTCTACACTTTCTGGTGGATGGAAACAAAGATTGGCACTCGGTTGTGCATTACTTCATAACCCAAAGCTTGTTATACTCGATGAACCAACATCGGGTGTTGACCCCGTTTCAAGAAGATTGTTCTGGGATATCATTAAAAAACTATCATCTGAAGGCCTTTCTGTTCTTGTTACTACACATTACATTGAAGAGGCTGGGCAAAGCGATTATATTGCATTTATGTTTAACGGTCATCTTATGACATATGGTACACCACATGATATTGTCATGGAGAATAATTTAAATAATCTTGAGGATGTCTTTATTAAGTATGTAAATGAGCATGGTGGTATTGATAAATTGTAA
- a CDS encoding DUF1284 domain-containing protein has product MLIRGHHLLCILGFRGYGYDEYFVNNMNNIIKKLNNEQDMLIKLVDSVDNICEKCPNNIDGKCKNEHHQGSIKEMDDSVLNILEIKPNTLMKYDDVLDKIKLLMTEEAMDDICCNCTWKGYGCCIEGLKNLR; this is encoded by the coding sequence ATGCTTATAAGAGGGCATCATCTATTATGTATACTAGGTTTTAGAGGATATGGATATGATGAATACTTTGTTAATAATATGAACAACATCATTAAAAAGCTAAATAACGAACAAGATATGTTGATAAAGCTTGTGGATAGTGTGGATAACATTTGCGAGAAATGTCCAAACAATATTGATGGGAAGTGCAAAAATGAACATCATCAAGGTAGCATAAAGGAAATGGATGACAGTGTACTTAATATCCTTGAAATAAAACCTAATACTTTGATGAAATATGATGATGTTTTGGACAAAATAAAGCTATTAATGACAGAAGAGGCTATGGATGATATATGCTGTAATTGCACTTGGAAAGGATATGGTTGTTGCATAGAAGGATTGAAGAATTTGAGATAA
- a CDS encoding IS1634 family transposase, whose protein sequence is MYLRKATNKKTGRTYLSIVHNYWDKNTKTTRSVTIESLGYLDELEKKYENPIEFFTHEAKKLEEQRLSENAHLTFTIAKNELIPSNSVNRKNFGYAAFSKIYHELEIDKFLKNRQRHSKEEYDANAIMKLLVFSRLLYPASKKKTYENKDIFFEKFDFSLDDVYRCLTFFNKHSEALQLWIHEHIKSLYDRNTDLVYYDVTNYYFEIDEQDELRKKGVSKEHRPDPIVQMGLFMDTNGIPITYKLFPGNVPDKTTLIPALSRIQREYSLGRIIIVADRGLTTGDNIWYILSAKNGYVLSYSIRSADKDFQDYVLDESGYINKGNGFKIKSRLYPREIQVTATNGKKIKKVVDERQVIFYSPEYAAKAKIDRTASIAKAMDMIKNPGKYNKSISYGAAKYVKNLVFDADTGEISESVRQHLAFDEEKLREEEKFDGYYAIVTSEYKETPEKIIDMYRGLWKIEESFKVTKSDFESRPVYLSLKEHIDAHFLICFIALVIVRILEYRLKGKYSVTEILESLGKACCSHIKENYYLFDFCNNALEDIGKELNIDFRKKIMSLGEIKKSLAQTKKF, encoded by the coding sequence ATGTATCTTAGAAAAGCTACAAATAAAAAAACTGGCCGTACATACTTATCTATTGTTCATAATTATTGGGATAAAAATACCAAAACCACAAGATCTGTAACCATTGAATCTCTTGGTTACCTTGATGAATTGGAAAAAAAGTATGAGAATCCTATTGAATTTTTTACTCACGAAGCGAAAAAGTTAGAGGAACAAAGATTATCTGAAAATGCTCATCTTACGTTTACTATTGCTAAAAATGAGTTGATACCTTCTAACTCTGTTAATCGTAAAAACTTTGGCTATGCAGCTTTTAGTAAAATTTATCATGAGCTTGAAATAGATAAATTTCTAAAAAACAGACAACGTCACTCAAAAGAAGAATATGATGCTAATGCTATCATGAAACTTCTTGTATTCTCACGCTTATTGTATCCTGCTTCAAAGAAAAAGACTTATGAGAATAAAGATATATTCTTTGAGAAATTTGATTTTTCTTTGGATGATGTTTATAGATGTCTTACTTTTTTCAACAAGCATAGTGAAGCTTTACAACTTTGGATTCATGAGCACATTAAATCTTTGTATGATCGTAATACAGATTTGGTTTACTATGATGTTACTAACTATTATTTTGAAATTGATGAGCAGGATGAATTGCGTAAAAAAGGAGTTTCTAAAGAACACAGACCGGATCCGATTGTACAGATGGGATTATTTATGGATACCAATGGTATCCCCATTACATATAAGCTTTTTCCTGGTAATGTGCCTGATAAAACTACTTTGATTCCAGCTTTAAGCAGGATCCAACGAGAATATTCTTTAGGTAGAATAATTATTGTAGCAGATAGAGGATTAACTACTGGTGATAATATCTGGTATATTCTATCAGCTAAGAACGGCTATGTATTAAGTTATTCTATTCGTAGTGCAGACAAAGATTTTCAGGATTATGTTCTTGATGAAAGCGGATATATTAATAAGGGTAATGGCTTTAAAATCAAATCAAGACTTTACCCTAGGGAAATTCAAGTAACTGCAACGAATGGCAAAAAAATAAAAAAGGTAGTAGATGAGAGACAAGTTATTTTCTATAGTCCTGAATATGCAGCTAAAGCCAAGATAGATCGTACTGCTTCAATAGCTAAAGCAATGGATATGATTAAAAATCCTGGGAAGTACAATAAATCTATATCATATGGTGCAGCTAAATATGTAAAGAATCTTGTTTTTGATGCTGATACAGGGGAAATATCCGAGAGTGTGCGTCAGCATTTGGCTTTTGACGAAGAAAAATTACGTGAAGAAGAAAAATTTGATGGCTATTATGCTATAGTGACCAGTGAATACAAAGAGACGCCTGAAAAAATAATTGACATGTATCGTGGGCTTTGGAAGATAGAAGAATCCTTCAAAGTAACGAAAAGTGATTTTGAAAGTAGACCTGTCTATTTGTCGCTAAAAGAGCATATTGATGCTCACTTTTTGATATGCTTTATAGCACTTGTAATTGTAAGGATATTAGAATATAGATTGAAAGGCAAATATTCGGTAACAGAAATACTTGAAAGTCTTGGTAAGGCATGCTGCAGTCATATCAAAGAGAATTATTATTTATTTGATTTTTGTAATAATGCTCTTGAAGATATTGGAAAAGAGTTAAACATTGATTTTAGAAAAAAAATTATGAGTCTTGGGGAAATAAAAAAATCTTTAGCACAGACAAAAAAGTTCTGA